The nucleotide window GGGTTCTGGGTGAGGAGCATTCTGCTGAAAGGCTCCACCCTGCTCCCTCATCTGTCCTCTCCATTTGTCCCCATCAGATGGTTTAAGTGCTTAAGGGGACTCCAGGGCGGAGTCAGGGAGAACCCTGGCTCTCCTGGGCTGGGCACAAGATCATTCTACAGGAAACCTTGTGGGAATTCTTCTGGGACAAAATATTGGTCAGTGCTGAGCTTAGCTGTGTCTGTGACACTCCCATTCTAACTAGGGCCTATCTGACGTCAACAGGAAGTAAGGCTGATGCAATGGGGCCAAGGGAGTCTGGGAGAAGAAAGTCAGTTCAGAGCCCTGGCTGCCCTGTCCCACACTCCACCCTTCCGGCAAGAATCCAGTCCCTAGTTGAGGTGGGGAGTGAGTGGTGGAGTTAAAAATCTTTGGGTCAGGtacgatggttcacgcctgtaatcccagcactttgggaggtgaaggcaggcggatcacttgaggtcaggagttcaagaccagcctggccaacgtggtgaaatcccatctctactaaaaatacaaaaattagccgggtggtgttgtggcacccgcctgtagtcccagctactcgggagtctgaggcaggagaatcgcttgaacccaggaagcagagcttgcagtgagccaagatccagccactgcactccagcctgggctacagagtaaggcttcgtctaaaaaaaaaaaaaaaaaatctttgggcCAAATCTCCAGACAGCACGGGCAGGTGCAGAAACCCACCAGGAAGCTGCCTGTGTACCTCTGGCAGATTGGAGCCTGGCCTAAAGCTGCCTTTTATGCAGCTTGGGTCAAGGTTAAACATCATGTCACAGTGATTTTTCTCACTATGTATGAGACGTGGAGAACTGGCTCCAAGTACTACTCTGTCCACTGGTGGCTGGACTACTGATGTGCACCACTCTCTACTCCTCTCACCCTGCAGTGGGTCATGGCCCTGTGCTGGGGCAGAGGAGAAAAACGGACTGCCTTCTCCAGGACAAACCCTCACTCCAACTCAACTAGGGTGCTGTGATCAGAATGTGCAATTGAAGTGtgattttactgtatttttttttttttttttttgagaccgagtttcgctcttgttgcccaggttggagtgcaatggcgtgatctcagttcactgcaaccttcacctcccgagttcaagcaattctcctgcctcagcctcctaagtagctgggattacaggcatgtgccaccacgcctggctaattttgtatttttagtagagacggggtttctccatgttggtcaggctggtctcgaactcccgacctcaggtgatccacccgccttggcctcccaaaatgctggaattacaggcgtgagccaacgtgcccagcctgtttttgttttttgttttttgaagcagggtctcactcagttccccaggctggaatgcagtgacacgattatagctcactgtagctgcAATCTtccgggctcaaacgatcctcccacttcagcctcctgaacagttgggactataggcacaccaccacacctggctaattttttttcctttttttagtagagatgaggtcttgctatgttgcccaagctggtctcaaactcctgaggatcaagtgatcctcctaccttagcctcccaaaatgctgggattgcagatgtgagccaccacactcagcctgatTTTACTTTAAATGAGAGTCCCTCTTCAGAGTCCCTCAGCTGTTCCTGGCCCCTGGCCATGCGCCTTCAGTTGCCCCTGCTTCTGTGGTATCCTTAAGGCTACATTCAGTGCAGAGGCCCTAGGCAGGCAGCAGAGAGAAGCCAAATGATTCTGTCTTTCCCTTATCCACCCATAGCATGCAGAACCAGGAGCAGTGGTGGGTTCAGGGTGGGCACCAGCTATGTATATGTACATCAGGGACGGGGGGCCAAAGGCAGTCAGTTTCCAAGGACTGCCCCAGAGGCCATTTTTCAGAGAAACCCTGGGTTCCTCAAGGGCCCTGTGTCCATGCTGGCCCATCTTGCAGGACGAGCCTGTGGAGTGGGAGACACCTGACCTTTCTCAAGCTGAGATTGAGCAGAAGATCAAGGAGTACAATGCCCAGATCAACAGCAACCTCTTCATGAGCTTGGTGAGTTGACTGCTCAGGAAGGGGGTGTGGGGAGGAGCAGGTACACAGCTATGTGCCTGATACTCAGGGTCACAACTGAGGTTATCTTGGGTGGGCGCAAGCAGTAATTTGTGCATACCCAGCCTAGCCCCAAGTAGACTGAAATCTCAACTGGAACCTACTATCAAGGTTTGGTTTCTCTATTTCTTTAGAACAAGGACGGTTCTTACACAGGCTTCATCAAGGTTCAGCTGAAGCTGGTGCGCCCTGTCTCTGTGCCCTCCAGCAAGAAGCCACCCTCCTTGCAGGATGCCCGGCGGGGCCCAGGACGGGGCACAAGTGTCAGGCGCCGCACTTCCTTTTACCTGCCCAAGGATGCTGTCAAGCACCTGCATGTGCTGTCACGCACAAGGGCACGTGAAGTCATTGAGGCCCTGCTGCGAAAGTTCTTGGTGGTGGATGACCCCCGCAAGTTTGCACTCTTTGAGCGGGCTGAGCGTCACGGCCAAGGTGGGCTTCCCACGCCACCCTGCCCTATGTGAGGGTATATACGCATGTACCTGTGCATGCAGGGGCTGAGCAGCTGGCCCTGTCTCTGATCATTACTTTCCCTTCAC belongs to Pongo pygmaeus isolate AG05252 chromosome 2, NHGRI_mPonPyg2-v2.0_pri, whole genome shotgun sequence and includes:
- the RASSF1 gene encoding ras association domain-containing protein 1 isoform X4, which produces MSLNKDGSYTGFIKVQLKLVRPVSVPSSKKPPSLQDARRGPGRGTSVRRRTSFYLPKDAVKHLHVLSRTRAREVIEALLRKFLVVDDPRKFALFERAERHGQVYLRKLLDDEQPLRLRLLAGPSDKALSFVLKENDSGEVNWDAFSMPELHNFLRILQREEEEHLRQILQKYSYCRQKIQEALHACPLG